The Priestia koreensis genomic interval TCGACAAAATAATCGGTAGGAAAAAAGAACTTTATATGGTAATATTATAAATGTTTTCCAGGATATTAATAGTTCTTTTGGCTCAATGAGAGGGTGGAGAACATGATTGATTTACATAGTCATATTTTGCCGGGAATTGATGACGGAGCGAAGAATATGGAACAAAGCTTGGAGATGGCGAAGGTTGCTGTAAATGAGGGAATTACAACGCTTTTCGCCACGCCTCATCATCATAACGGTCGTTATATCAATATAAGAGAAAGCATTTTCGAACGTGTTGCCGAATTAAATGAACGATTATCCCACTACAACATTCCACTACTCGTCCTACCAGGTCAAGAGCCTCGCATTTATGGCGAGCTTTTGGATGACTATGACAATGGTAAAATTGTCACGGTCAATGACAAAGGGAAATACCTGCTGATCGAATTGCCATCAAGCCAGGTTCCTTATTTTACGGAACAGCTCCTTTTTGACATCCAGCTTCGTGGTCTTACTCCTATTATAGTACATCCGGAACGGAATTCGAGATTGATAGAGGAGCCCAATCTCTTATATCAATTTGTTAAAAAGGGAGCGCTTACGCAGCTAACAGCATCAAGCATTACAGGAGAGTTTGGAAAGAAAATTAAGAAATTTTCTATGCAATTACTAGATGCAAATCTTGCTCATGTTATTGCGAGTGATGCACATAATACAGGCAGCAGAGGCTTTCATATGCAAAAAGCGTTTCATCATATACATAAGCAATTTGGACAAGACATGGGCTATATGCTGAGGGAAAATGCCCAGCTGATCACCGAGGGCAGAATGGTTTACAAAGAGCCACCTGCCACCGTCACAAGAAGAAAAATTTTAGGTGTTTTTTGATGTAGTTCTTACAAAGTAAAAAGATTGAAAATTCAATTATTTTGGTGATGTCTCCTTACCACTACCAACGGAGGCACTCGGTCATGCTGTGGGTAGATCGCTACCTTAGACATTTATTGTCGAGAGTGTGATGTGAGGAGGGGTTAAATGCCCTAAGTGGAAGATAAAAAAATCTCCCGCAGTTTTTGGGAAATTCTGTGGGAGTTTTAAATAACGATCTACAAGAGCGTTATTGAGGGATAACTCTTTTGTAGATCGCTATTGCCTACATAAATACCTATATAGAAAAATATCAGCACTAGAAAAAGCATGAAAACTCACGTAAAGAAGACCATATTAGAAATAGAAAGGTGATCGATTTTGACCTATAAAGCGAGGTTTTCGTTACTTATTTTCTTGGATTCACTTATCGTTTTGGGTTCTGTGTATGCAAGTTATTTCATGTTGTACCCGTATTTCAAAATCTTTACTGCGGAGACTATTTTTATTAGTTCCATCACCTTGTTTGTCACTCACCATATCTTTGCTAACTCCTTTCATCTTTATAAAAAGGCTTGGGAGTACGCAAGTATTGGAGAATTAAGAGCCATCTTTAAATCCGTTTCTTTTTCTACTGTAGTTACAGCTACAGTGCAGCTGATTGTTTTCCAAGATATTTACTTTAGGACTTTATTTATTACATGGTTACTGCACATTATATTTATCGGCGGTTCTCGCTATTCTTGGAGGATTTTAAGAGATTCTTATCAAAAAAAGGTGTCAAGAATTCACTATAAGCGAACGTTAATTATCGGTGCTGGCGCAGCTGGGACCATGATCGCGAGACAACTAAAAGGAAATCGTGAAAAAGACCTGTATCCAGTAGCGTTTATTGATGATGATAAAAAGAAGCACAAGCTAGAGATCATGGGTTTACCAGTTCTCGGTGGAAAAGAATGTATTGAAGAAGCTGTCTCAAGATTTGCGATTGAACATATCATTATTGCCATTCCGTCACTCAAGACAGGTCAACTACAAGACATCTATATTGAGTGTGAGAAAACGGAAGCAAAGACGCAAATTATGCCAAAACTTGAAGACATTATGACGGGAAAAGTGTCTGTCAATCAGTTTAAGGACGTACAGGTAGAAGATTTACTTGGTAGAGACCCAGTAGAGTTAGATACTGAGGGAATATCTGACACGATTACTGGTAAGGTTGTGCTTGTTACAGGAGCAGGAGGATCAATTGGATCAGAAATTTGCAGGCAAATATGCAAATTCTCGCCAAGAACCTTAGTCCTGCTTGGTCACGGGGAAAATAGTATTTACGCAATCGATATGGAACTAAACAATGAATACAAAGATCAAATTGAAATTATTCCGATCATCGCTGACATTCAGGACCGCGACCGCATTTTTGAAGTGATGGAGACGTATCAACCTGAAGTCGTATACCATGCGGCGGCTCATAAGCATGTGCCATTAATGGAATACAATCCAAAAGAGGCAGTTAAAAATAACATATTTGGTACTAAAAACGTAGCTGAAGCAGCAGACACATTTAGTGTAGGAACGTTCGTCCTTATTTCTTCTGACAAAGCCGTTAATCCAACTAACGTGATGGGGGCGACAAAGCGTTTTGCAGAAATGCTGATTCAACAATTAGACAAGCATAGCCAAACAAGATTTGTCGCAGTTCGTTTTGGAAACGTTCTCGGAAGCCGAGGGAGCGTGATCCCATTATTCAAAAAGCAAATTCAAGCGGGTGGTCCCATAACGGTTACGCACCCAGATATGACAAGATATTTTATGACCATTCCTGAAGCATCACGTTTGGTAATTCAGGCAGGGGCATTGGCTCAAGGTGGAGAGATCTTTGTGTTGGATATGGGAGAACCAGTGAAGATTGTTGACTTGGCTACTAATTTAATTAAACTATCGGGTTATTCAGTTGATGATATTGGTGTGGAGTTCAGTGGAATTAGACCTGGGGAGAAGATGTTTGAGGAGTTGTTGGGGGAGGGCGAAATTAATAATGAGCAAGTATTTCCTAAGATATATATTGGGAATTCAATAGATTTTAACGAAAAGCTAGTGAAAGATTTTTTAGACAGCGATCACAGCGCTAATAATCTAAAACAAAATTTATTTAATACTATTAACAAAAGTAATAACTACAATAGGCAATTAGGTATGGCCATTCCAAAATAGATGGAGTAAATTATGCTTTTAAAACATTCGGGTATTTATTTACTAAGCAGAATAATTCCTGCGGTTATAAATTTTATTGCAATAGCTTACTATACGAGATTTTTAAGTACTAGTCATTATGGTGAATATTCATTATATATGGTAACTATAGGAATATTAAATGTTTTAATTTTTGAGTGGCTAAGATCATCATTACTGCGCTTTTATAGCAATTATAATGAGGAAAAAAAAATAACATTTATGTCAACCATATTTTGTATATATGGTAGTTTAATAACCTTAATTATTATTCTTAGCTTAATAGTTTATCTGTTAAATAAAACATCAGATATTAGAACGTGGTCTATAGGAACACTATTACTTATATTAATAGCTTGGTTTGAGTTAAATATTAGTATATTAAGAGCAGAATTAAATCCTCTAAGGTCAGGGATGTTGCTCATAGTTAAATCAATTCTTACTCTAATAATTAGTGTAATACTTTTAAAGAACGGATTGGGTATCAACTCTATATTCATTGCAACTTGTGCGGGGATTTTAATATCTAGTATATACTTGAGTTTCAAAAAGTGGATAAATATGGTTTGTTTTAAAAAGGTAGATTGGAAGTTGGCTAAAAAGCTTCTTATATATGGATTACCTATTACTCTGGCACTTTCTGTAGGAATTATCATACAGACTAGTGATAGATATTTAATAAAACTATTAGGTAGTTCTGAAGACGTGGGAATATATTCTGTAGGTTATGACTTAGCTAACAATACTATATATGTATTAATGTCTGCTATTAGTAGTGCGGCTTTTCCATTAGCCGTAAATGCTTTAAATATTATAGGAATACAAGAAGCAGAAAGAAAAGTTGAAAATAATATTAAACTATTTGCCATCATATCTATTCCTGCAACTGTAGGTTTAATATGTATTTCTAACAATCTCAGTTACGTATTATTAGGAAAAGATTTTCAAGAATATGCTAAATATGTAATTCAACTTATTTCTGTTGCGGCCCTCTTGCATGGGTTAAAAAGCTTTTGTATTGATGTTGCATTTCAACTTGGAAATAAACCTAAATTGTACATAATACCAAATGTGTGTGCAGTAATATTAAATTTGGTATTAAACTTAATATTAATTCCGCCATTGGGAATATACGGTTCATGTATAGCATCAATATTATCTTACTTGGTAGCACTGTTAATTAGTTGGAATTTAGGTAAGAAAGTATTTAAGATAATTATCGATTTAAAAGTGTGGAAAGAGGTAATTTTAGCTTCTATAATAATGAGTTTTTTCATTATTATAGTTCCTGACATTAATATATTAACACTAGTGTCAAAATTAATAATTGGCGTAATTTCCTATGGAGTATCGCTTTTAATATTTAATACTTTAGATTTAAGAAGCAAAATAAATTCAAGTAAGAAAAGATTCTCTCTATATAGAAAAAACTCTTAAAAGTATAAGGAGATAACAATATGTTAATAGGAATAATATCCTCACCAGAAAGAGATAAAATCCCTATCATATTAGCGTTAGAAGAATGTCAAGTTGAGTATGTTTTTTTAGACATTTTTGATTCTGAGTGGATTAGTAAGTTCAATGACACGAAATGTGATGGATATTTATTATTTCCTCCAGCAATAACAAGCTTGTGGAGAGATATTTTTTACAAAAGGATAACTTTAATAAAAAACCTATTAGACTCTAAATGTGTACCAACAGTGGATGAAATTCTGTACTATGAGTCAAAAATTCTAATGTCTGACTTTTATAAAATAAATAATATTCCACATGTCAATTCTGTTACTTTTTTTAATTTTAGAGATGCATGGCAATATGTTAAGAATACTAGTCTTCCTAAAGTCATTAAATCAGATGGTGGTAGTGGTGGTATTGGTGTCAAAATAATTAAAAGTAAGTTAGGTATTTCAATAAATATCTTGAAATCCTTTTTTTGGGGTAATTTTAAATTTAAATTTGATTTTACGAACATAAATAACGTAAAGAAAATGTTTAAAAGAATTTTATATCCTTTACATTTATTTCAAAGTACAGGTTACATGTATTTCCCTCCAAAAGATATTAATAAGGGATATATACACATACAAGATTCGGTTAATATAAAAACGGAATGGAGAATAGTAAAGATAGGAACCTCTTATTTTGGTCATCAAAAGCTGAAAGGAAGCAATGGTATGCATAGTGGATCTCACAAAGTGGGATGGATTCAACCTCCTTTTAAAGTGCTAGATTTAGTCAAAAATATTAGTTGTAAATTGAAAATTACATCTATGGCATTTGATATTTTTGAAACTGAAAATGGGGAATTTTTAGTTAATGAAATGCAAACAATATTTGGAGCATTTGCCCCGAGCCAAATGTATATAGATGGGATACCAGGGCGATATGTCTTTAAAAAAGGTGAATGGAATTTTGAAGAAGGGGAATTTTGTAAATTTAAATGTAATTCGTTAAGAATAGAGCATCTAGTAAGAATGCTAAATGAACCGTTACTTTTTGAGGCTAAATAATAAATTATAGATAAGGAGTTTTTTTATGAAGGAAATGGGATTTTTAATTAGTCTAAAGGAAAATGAAAAAAGAAGGGCATTGTTACCATCGGATATTAATTATATAAAAAATAAACATATGCTGTTTTTTGAAAGAGGTTATGGAGAAGTATTAGGTATATCAGACAATGAATATATAAAAAAAGGAGTGAATGTAGTCACCAGAGAGAAAATATACGAAAAAGATATTATTTGCTGTCTTAAAACTCCAGAAAAGTTTGAATACAAATACTTTAGTGAAGGACAAACTTTATTTGGATGGATCCATGCTGTTCAGGGAGTAGAAATCACAAACTTTTTAGTAGAAAAGAAGATGACTGCATATGCATGGGAAGATATGTTTGAAAAAGGTAGACATATTTTCTATAAAAATAATGAAATTGCGGGAGAAGCATCAGTATGGCACGCATTGCTACATAAAGGAAGTATGATGAAAAACCTAAATGTAGCAGTTCTTGGGCAGGGTAATACTGCTAGAGGCGCAATTAGATTATTAGAGAAGCTTGGGCATAATGTTACTATATATAATAGGAACACCCTAAGTGTTTTTAAGGAAAAAATCAACAAATATGACATAGTTGTGAATGCAGTTTTATGGGATGTATTTTTAGAGGACAGAATTATATACAAAGATGATTTAAAAAAGATGCGTAAAAATTCTCTTATTATAGACATAAGTTGTAACGATCGAATGGAAATTGAAACTGCTTATCCAACTCCTTTAAGTAATCCAATGTATTTGGAAGGTGATGTTTGGCACTATACTGCTGATCATACTCCTTCCCTTTTTTGGATGGATGCTAGTGAGTCAATTAGCAACAAAGTAAAATTGTATATAGATCCACTGGTAGAAAACACTCAAAATGATGTTTTAGAAGCAGCTGAAATATTAAGATGCGGTAAAATAATGGATAAAAGAATTATAAAGTTTCAAGAGCGGTTCATTAAATCTTTAGTGTGAGAAGTGATTTGCTTTGAATAACATATTAAAAATAATTATATTAACTACTTTGTTACTAGGACCATATACAACGCTAATAATTGCAAATATAAACGTTACTTTTAGTGATGTAACATTGATAATTGCTTTTTTCATATGTGTAATTAAAGTACTTAGTGTGGATAAACTTATGGACAACATTGATAAAGAGATGATATTTTTGTACCTATTTTTTGTGGGGGCAACTTTAGCATTGATTAATTCACACTTTTTAAAAGATTCCATCACTATTATTTTGCAGTATGCCTTTGCTATTTTTGTACAATATAGTGTTCTGAGAGTGTTTTTTAAATATAATTATCATAGCGATTATAAGCTAAAAGTAGAAACGTTGCTGAAAATGTATACAGTTTCTTTTTTTATTGCCTGTTTAGTAGGAATTGCAATATATTTAGGTTTGTTTCCACATAGTGATATGTATTATTCTGGTAATGGGAGACTTAACTCTATAAGAGGAAACGCTAACAGTTTAGCAAAATACATAGTAATTAGCCTCCCACTTATTCTGGCGTATTTTGACTATAAGAAAAATAATGTTCTTCTATGTGTGGTATTATTTACAGCGGTCGTCAATTTAATATTGACTGCTTCGTTTGGAGGCTTACTATATACTGGTTTAGTAATAATTTATTATTATTTGTTGAAAATAATTTACACTCCTTCAAAATCCACTGGCAAACAATTGCTTGTATTTCTTTGTTTCGCCTTAATCTGTGTAAGTTACATTTATGTTAATCCACCTGAGGTTGTTGCAGAAAGAATATTGTCAATAAATGATGTATCCCAAGCTGGTAGCTATAATTTGAAAGTAGCACTGATGAAAGAATCCTTAGAAATGAATTCTATAAGTAGTTTGTTAGTAGGTATAGGCCCTGGTTCATATCCTTATGTAAGTATTTATGGAACAAATGTACATAACTTGTACTTATTAATAATGTCAGAATTTGGATTTTTGAGTTTGTTAGGTTTTTTATTATTCTTGTTTAGTGTCTATATTAAAAGCTTGAAGAATCTAAAGATAGTAGACAAAAATTTTAAAATTGTAATTATTGGTTTAAACAGCTCTCTTTTAGCTTTTTGTATGACATTAACTACTAATACTCATACCTATACTAGGAGCCTTTGGTTTTTCGTAGTAGCCTTGTGGGTGATTAATAAATCAATTAATGAGAAATCTTTAGGAAAGAGAATGTAATATGAAGACAAAAATTTTACATTTAATTGTGGGTTTAAAGACTGGTGGAGCTGAGAGGATGCTTCAAAAACTAGTCCTCAATATGAATAATGGTGCATTTGAACAAA includes:
- a CDS encoding tyrosine-protein phosphatase, with amino-acid sequence MIDLHSHILPGIDDGAKNMEQSLEMAKVAVNEGITTLFATPHHHNGRYINIRESIFERVAELNERLSHYNIPLLVLPGQEPRIYGELLDDYDNGKIVTVNDKGKYLLIELPSSQVPYFTEQLLFDIQLRGLTPIIVHPERNSRLIEEPNLLYQFVKKGALTQLTASSITGEFGKKIKKFSMQLLDANLAHVIASDAHNTGSRGFHMQKAFHHIHKQFGQDMGYMLRENAQLITEGRMVYKEPPATVTRRKILGVF
- a CDS encoding lipopolysaccharide biosynthesis protein, translating into MLLKHSGIYLLSRIIPAVINFIAIAYYTRFLSTSHYGEYSLYMVTIGILNVLIFEWLRSSLLRFYSNYNEEKKITFMSTIFCIYGSLITLIIILSLIVYLLNKTSDIRTWSIGTLLLILIAWFELNISILRAELNPLRSGMLLIVKSILTLIISVILLKNGLGINSIFIATCAGILISSIYLSFKKWINMVCFKKVDWKLAKKLLIYGLPITLALSVGIIIQTSDRYLIKLLGSSEDVGIYSVGYDLANNTIYVLMSAISSAAFPLAVNALNIIGIQEAERKVENNIKLFAIISIPATVGLICISNNLSYVLLGKDFQEYAKYVIQLISVAALLHGLKSFCIDVAFQLGNKPKLYIIPNVCAVILNLVLNLILIPPLGIYGSCIASILSYLVALLISWNLGKKVFKIIIDLKVWKEVILASIIMSFFIIIVPDINILTLVSKLIIGVISYGVSLLIFNTLDLRSKINSSKKRFSLYRKNS
- a CDS encoding N(5)-(carboxyethyl)ornithine synthase — encoded protein: MKEMGFLISLKENEKRRALLPSDINYIKNKHMLFFERGYGEVLGISDNEYIKKGVNVVTREKIYEKDIICCLKTPEKFEYKYFSEGQTLFGWIHAVQGVEITNFLVEKKMTAYAWEDMFEKGRHIFYKNNEIAGEASVWHALLHKGSMMKNLNVAVLGQGNTARGAIRLLEKLGHNVTIYNRNTLSVFKEKINKYDIVVNAVLWDVFLEDRIIYKDDLKKMRKNSLIIDISCNDRMEIETAYPTPLSNPMYLEGDVWHYTADHTPSLFWMDASESISNKVKLYIDPLVENTQNDVLEAAEILRCGKIMDKRIIKFQERFIKSLV
- a CDS encoding polysaccharide biosynthesis protein yields the protein MTYKARFSLLIFLDSLIVLGSVYASYFMLYPYFKIFTAETIFISSITLFVTHHIFANSFHLYKKAWEYASIGELRAIFKSVSFSTVVTATVQLIVFQDIYFRTLFITWLLHIIFIGGSRYSWRILRDSYQKKVSRIHYKRTLIIGAGAAGTMIARQLKGNREKDLYPVAFIDDDKKKHKLEIMGLPVLGGKECIEEAVSRFAIEHIIIAIPSLKTGQLQDIYIECEKTEAKTQIMPKLEDIMTGKVSVNQFKDVQVEDLLGRDPVELDTEGISDTITGKVVLVTGAGGSIGSEICRQICKFSPRTLVLLGHGENSIYAIDMELNNEYKDQIEIIPIIADIQDRDRIFEVMETYQPEVVYHAAAHKHVPLMEYNPKEAVKNNIFGTKNVAEAADTFSVGTFVLISSDKAVNPTNVMGATKRFAEMLIQQLDKHSQTRFVAVRFGNVLGSRGSVIPLFKKQIQAGGPITVTHPDMTRYFMTIPEASRLVIQAGALAQGGEIFVLDMGEPVKIVDLATNLIKLSGYSVDDIGVEFSGIRPGEKMFEELLGEGEINNEQVFPKIYIGNSIDFNEKLVKDFLDSDHSANNLKQNLFNTINKSNNYNRQLGMAIPK
- a CDS encoding O-antigen ligase family protein; amino-acid sequence: MDNIDKEMIFLYLFFVGATLALINSHFLKDSITIILQYAFAIFVQYSVLRVFFKYNYHSDYKLKVETLLKMYTVSFFIACLVGIAIYLGLFPHSDMYYSGNGRLNSIRGNANSLAKYIVISLPLILAYFDYKKNNVLLCVVLFTAVVNLILTASFGGLLYTGLVIIYYYLLKIIYTPSKSTGKQLLVFLCFALICVSYIYVNPPEVVAERILSINDVSQAGSYNLKVALMKESLEMNSISSLLVGIGPGSYPYVSIYGTNVHNLYLLIMSEFGFLSLLGFLLFLFSVYIKSLKNLKIVDKNFKIVIIGLNSSLLAFCMTLTTNTHTYTRSLWFFVVALWVINKSINEKSLGKRM